In the Balaenoptera ricei isolate mBalRic1 chromosome 1, mBalRic1.hap2, whole genome shotgun sequence genome, GCGCGGAAGGCAGGGAAGGCAGGCCAGCGGGACAGCACAGCGATGGCACGGCGGCTGCGCACAGCTCGGCCCCCCAGTGCCCGGCCCCGCTCCACGGCGCTCAGCAGGCCCAGGGCCCGCGCTTGCCGCTCCGAGAGCCTGGTCCTCGGGAACGCCTCGTAGAACTGCAAGGCAGCACCGTACACCTGGCAGGGGCAGAGGGGCAGTCAGGCGGGCCGTGTGGAGCCCGGACCCCTGACCACACTCTGCACACCCACCTTATCACCAGCTGCACCCGTGAGCACAAAGGTGGAGAAGACGGGCACGGGGTACTTGGTCTGAGCAGGCCAGCACTCGATAGTGGCCCCCATGGGCAGGCAGAAGACGGGCACTGACTCGGGCAGCGGGAACGCCTCATTGTCCTCCTCTGGGTAGCGGCCCAGCAGCTCTGCGCCCCCGGCAGAGTGGGGGGTACCCAAAAGGAGTAGGGTCCATCAGACTccaggggagggaagcaggggaTCCCAGAGAAGGGCCAAGCGGCAAAGGGGAAGTGAGTTCTGTGGACACTGAAGGTACCAGCCAAGAGGCACCAGGGCAGAGGGACACAGAGGGTCAAGGGGTTGGAGAGACAGAGGGGCTACTCACCTGCCTCATACACCAGCGTGTTGGCCTTGGCCAGGCCCACCTTGTAGCACAGGTACACTGCTGGGCCCCACTGCCCCAGAAATGGCAAGAGACAAGCAAACACACAGCTAACAAAAGTTTCTGGGGTTCATTTTCTCCACCACCCCTACGTGGGCTTTGTCTTTATAACTCCCACTAATCCCAGTCCCCCAAGACGAGAGTCACGCCTCTGGGCCCCGCCCCGCCGTTAGACGCCTTGGTCCTCAGATACCCTTTGTGCCCAGTGTCCACACCGTCACACAGAGATGGTGCAGGTCTCAGCTCCTGGCTCAGGGCCCCACTCACCATGCCAGGGTTGAGGTTGTGGGGCAATCGGCAGTAAGTATGAGGCGTGCACTCGCCCTTGCTGGGCAGCACCAGGCAGAGGTCAGTGATGCCCAGGGCATGCAACCCTGCCCCCTCTGCTGCCCGCCGGTAAGTGAGGTAGGTGCGGGGGTGCCCAGGGCCTGGAGGGGCCAGGTTGGCTGAGTGGCTGTAGGGTGTCGTAGCTAGTACTTGGAAGCCAGGCTTGGGACGTTCCTTCCCCTCATACAACACCCTTGGCacagagaacagagagagatgTCAAAAGTCCAATACAGAGGAGAAAGACCCCAGTCCTGCTAGATCTGCCTACCTAGTCCTACCTACTCAGCCTAGTTAAACCCTAACACCAGGGCCCACTTCTTGCTGAACTCTGCCCTCCAAAATCCTGTGCCCCTCTTCTGCCCTTGGCTCTACTTCTTGATCAGTAACAACTCCTCAAACCTTCCATGGTTCTCAAGCTCATTAATAAATACTAAGAAtaaaagctaccatttattgactcTGTGCTAAGTCCCTTATATGGATTATCTCGTTTAATCTTCTCAACCACCCTATGAGGAGGTATTAttttccccaatttacagataagggaaAAGGCCCAGAGGGGCTCAATAACCTGCCTAAGGTCACGTAGCTGGCAAGTAGCAGCACTAGTATATGCACCCAAATCTGTGTGAGAACTAAGTACGCACAACTTCAGGCCCTTCTCCCCGGCCTCTAGCCCACTCTCTTCCCATTCCCATTGCACATCCCTCATCCCATACCCCTACCTCTCCCTGCCTCACCCCAGatctcctcccagcctcccttggtGCCAGCATGGGTAGGTGCACACACCCCAGCTCAACGAGGGGGGGCCTGTCACGCCCCCTCCGGTAGCAGATGACTGGTTGAGTTCCACCCAGGAGCCCAGCACTGAGTTCCAGGGGGTGGCCCCCAGCAGAAGCCTGGATGCATGTGTAGCCCTGGGGCACCTCCTCGCCCAGGGCCCTAGCGATGACTGCCACATCTGTGATGGGCTCAGCTGGCCGGGGAGGGCGAAGGGGCCCACTGGGTTCAGGAACCCATGTTTCCTCAGGGATGGGTGCTCCGTTCCCTGCAAGCCCAGCTATCACGAAGTAATCCACCAGCCGGGGGGGCCGCTCCTCCGCCATGGCCCCCCCGTCACTCACTGCATCTGGAATGGCCAAGTGGGAGAGAGATGAAGCAAGGAAGGCTGGTGTTGCCATGGCAACCAGGGAGTTCCCCCTCttgcttccctcctcttcctagtCCTTTCAAGGAAAAGCAGGATCAGTGGTCAGCCAATCCTAAACTCTCCCGCCTGTGACATCACCAGGCCCTCACAGCCCACCACAGCTCCTTAAAGAGACCAGGACCCTCCCTCTTGGTGGTACCAGCCCTCTTCCCAAAGAACCCAAACTCCACTCCACCGCACACAGCTAACCTGGGCTCTGACATCATAGTTTCTGTATCCCTTTTAAAGACCCCACCCCTCTTCACTCCCTAACAACAGAGATCACAATCTTTTCTGTAATGGCCTGCAATGACATCATTCCTTCTGGCCATGACATCATGCCAACTTTACAGTCTTTTTATGGATTTCTGGCCTTCCTACTCTAGTTGACATTCTAAGAACCTCATGAGCCAGCTAATATTCTTAAAGAGCCCACGTCTAGGTTTTTGTGAGGACTCCACAAAACCCAAGCTTTAAGCATCTTTTCGCCAGACTCAAGTGTCCTTTTTTCCTAACTTAGCTCCACTATCTGACAAAAAAACCAGTGCCCTCCAACCTCCAGGATCCTTAGGTATCCCCAGTTAAGTCCAAAGCAGCAGTGGGAGACAGTCCCAGCAATCCCCAAGCCCTCCTCCATGGAGCCCAGAGACAGAAACAGGCCCACAACGGGTCTTCAGTAACTCTTCTCACCTGCCTTCATGGCCCAACCCCAGGGAGTAGGAGCCCCAAGGGTCCCAGAGTGCCCCAGGGTGCAGAAGCTGGGAAAGAGCTTGGTGGGTGGCTTGCAGCTGAGGACCGAAGGCGCGTGGGGGCCGCttcagaggggaagggaggtgacTTCCTGAAACAGTGGAGGGGAAGCTGCAGCTCAGCGGAAGCCAGCCTATGGgtgtgagagagagtgtgtgtgtgtgtgtgtgtgtgtgtgtgtgtgtgtgctgggggaggTGGGTACCGTTGAAGGTGCCAACACAGCATCATTCCAAGTTGGAACCTTAGACTAAAGGACCCGGAGCAAGGCAGAGGAGGCTCAGACTGGATCCAGGATGTACAATCCTACCTAACCTCCCACCCTTGCCAAGAGAAGAGGGGGCAAAGGAATCTCAGTAGCCAATCTGGCTCTCCTTAACCTGGCCtctggccacacacacacacatacacacaccaactCCAGCTTAATTTAGTCTCCACATCTGCGAGGTGAAGCCAGGAGTTAGCGTCAGCCTCCTGATTTAACTCTGGGACACAGCCCCATGCCTCGTCCCGTGCTGGCGAATGGGAGCCCTATGCCCTATGCCCAAGGCAGCAGGCGGGAGCCATGAGATTGAGACCAGCAGAAGAGCAAGTGGCCCCCATCGGCAGGACCTCCGCACCCGGGCCTCTCCTCACCGGGCCAGGGAAGAGTCCTGCAGAAGGCAGCCCTTTCTCCCTGGGGAACGCAAGGGGCAGGGGCGCCACTCCGGGTCGCAACGCCCACAAGCCGGGCGGCGGGAAGTTCGTGTTGGGGCAAAGGGCGCGCCGAGCGGGAGGAGGCTGAGGAAGGAgcaggagggcagagaggagcGGCCGCGCAGGCGGCCGGAGACATGACGGCAGCAGCGCCGGCCGCCGCGTGACCCGAGCGGAGGGAGGGGTGCTCGAGCTCTAGGACCCGCGGGAGCAGGAGGGGTGCAGGGCGCCGGGGCACTGCTAGCTAACTCCGGGCTGCACCATCCCCTCCACTTTCACTTCCCCAGGAGAGAGGAACCGGAACCAGATGTGCAGCGCCGGAGAACAGCTGGGGGAGAGCCCCCGCCCCGCCGgcgctccctcccttccttccccgccCGCCGCCCCGCCCGGTCCAGCCCCTACCTGCCTGCCCCGCGACTCCCCCCGCCGGCCGGCCCGCGGGCGGGTGGCTCGGAAGGCGGGTTGGCGGGCCGGCGGGCGGCGCGGCTACCCGGCCCCGGACATGTCGCACCCGACTCGGGCGCGGCTCCCGCCGGAGCGACGAGTGAAGGAAGAAGAAGCGGCCGAGGGCGCCGAGGCGCGGGGCGCCGTGGAGGGAGATCCGGGAGATCCCAGCGTCCCCGCCGCGCTGCGCCACTTGGGGACTGTGCTGCCACGCCGCTCGCTCGCACCGCACGGCCCTTCCGGCTCCCACTGCGCTGGGGGACGGGTGCTCCTCCGCGCGCCCCGCTttctctgctccccccaccccccctcccccctcccccctcccggaCCGCGGGCGCCGcgggtcccccccacccccaacctcccGGGCCGGCGGCCGTGACCCTGGCAGCGCCTGCCCAGCGCCCGACCGCCTGCAGCGCGACCCCTGGCGGCTGGGAGGGCCCCTTGCACCCAGGCGGCTTCCCACCGACCAACCATTGCCGCAGGACACTGACCCCTGAAGTCTGAGGCGCTCTCCCGTCCCACCCTCGGTCCTACTCAGATGTGGCTTTCCTGCCTGCGTGAAGGCCCTGAAAGCCTAGTTTGCGGAGACCCAGGTGGCTGCCCCTACTTCCAGGTTTAGGGCACACTGCATTCCCTTCCAGCCTAAGCCAGAAGCTCTCAGTTCTCTTTTCTGAAAATGACAACAGTtttggaaagaggaagaggagaggccaGGACTGTAGGGTGTGGGAGAGCAGAAGAGGTGGGGGTAATGGAGAAGGGGCACTACTCTTCGGTGCTGCATGGGGGAGAGAATAGAGGGCAGAAGCTCAGATGGTCAGAGGGCTAGCAACCCAAGCCAGAAAGAGGAAACCTCTTCAGAACAGGTTAGCACTCAAGcatctgaatgaatgagtggagaaGAGTGGGGAGGGTGAAGTGAATTCATGCATTGTGAGGGAGCAGGAATGAGACCTAGGAGCACGGGGTCAGAGGCTGGCCAGGTACCACAGCTAACTTCCAGGTCCTCTGGGCTTAAAGGGCCATAAAGAAGAGGGAGCCAACCTGAGACCTACCTGGCGTCAGTAGTTTTTAAATCCTCTCTCCTTGGGAGCCTTAGCACTGAGGCCAGCTACCCCCAGGAAAACTGGGATCATTCTACCAGAAAAATCCAGAGCTGAGAGCGCAGCCAGCAGTCACCTCTTCATCTCCTGACTCACTGCCAGGCCTCAGGGTTGAGAAAGCAGTAACTTGTCTGGCCAGTCAGAGCCCCTGTCCCCTGATGCTGCAGCAAGGCCCTGGACAGATGAGAGGGCGCATGTGCTGCCCCAGGGGCCTATGCCCAGCCTGCACCCCTATGTCCAATGCTGAGTACAAATTCTGAGGCTTCGGGGGCCCCTCCACAATACCATATGGTGTTGAAAAAACGCAAAAAGCATACAGATGAGAGGGCCCGTGCCCCAAGAACTCCCTCGATCCCGACCTGCATCCCAAACAGTAGCCAACGACACCAAGGGTTTGATATGATTTTTTTATtaacataatatatttaataaaaaataatatccaCTCTGGCTCTCTCCTCCATTGCAAGGGGAAGAGTGGTTAGGAGGGGCTGGCACTGCCCACCCCAGGCATCCGGACAAGCCCTGCCTCCAGGGCTCCCCTCTACCCCCTGCTTTCCAACAGGCTCTGACCTCCAGACAGACGGTTCAAAGTTACAAGTGCTTTAGGCCCTCCCTTGAGCTCCCCCAAGCCCCATCCCTTGTGCAGAATTCAGGGGCCACCTGGACAAACCCCTTGCCTTTTCTCATTCTTGGGATCCTCCGTTCATGTCAGAAAGAGGATCTGGGAGCAGAGAGTAAAGTCTCTACTGgccagggggaagggaggaaagggacaGTGATGGGGGACAGGGCCGAGAAGAGGGATGTCGATGAGGTGCCCTCACTGCAACCGGTCACTGCGGAACGAGTCCTCCACAGCAGGGTCAGGCAGCAGGGCACAGGGGTCGCTCAGCATGTTGAGCCCCTCCAGGCCCAGCGGCTCCATGCgcagctcctcctccagccccagccccagctccagcccagCTGCTGACACCTCAAAACCAGGCACTCCAGCCAAGGCCGCTGAAATCTCCTTAGAGAAACCGGGCGAAGGGTCTCCTGTGTGGGCAGAAGAGATGAGTGAGAACCCCATGCCTTGCGAACTCTTCCAAGACCCCCTCAGTCTCCTGCTGCGCCACCAAATGTACCACGCCCTCCTTCCATCCCCCATCACCACCCACACCTCTTACCTGTGAGGATGATGTTAGGCCCTGAGCCATGGCGGGAACAGTGGGTTAAGTTCTGGTGGTTGAGGGCATGGGGGTCCTGGGGACCACTCACTGGCCCCTCACCCCCTAAAAATCCAGGCCCTTCAGAAAAGCCAGGAGGATCCAGCGCCAGGCTGGTTGATGGGTTCTCCATGCTGAACTGCTCCAGCTATGGGCACACAGACAGGCCTTGAGAAAGCGGGCTTCAGAACAGGGTGGTCCTGCCTGCCTTTGCCTAGCTCTGCTAACACATCCTCTTTGCCCAGTAATCTTCATACacctccccctaccccaccccgcTTCCCACCTCCACCATGGGAACAAAAGCAGAGACAGCGGGAGATGGCCACAAGCACAGCGAGAGAAGTGAGCACGGGGCCCAAAGTAGGTGTGGGCACCGTACCTACTGGGACAGAGCATGCGCGTGCCAGGAAGACAACGGGTCAAAGCAGTAGTCATCAAAGAGCAAGCTGCGCGGAGGTAactgggggagaggggcaggagtCGGGGTCAAATGCAGGAAGAGAGGAGCCCCAAGCTGGCGGTACTGTGTTACCTGGGGGCAGGTAAGAAGGCTCTCCCCCACTTAGATCTCCCAGTTCAAAATGCCCCCCTCGATACCACTCAGGCTCTTTTGgcccactcccagcccctcccctgcttCTGAGCTAGGGACCCGGGTACTCACGTTCCCCAGGCTGAAGTCACTCATCGGCCGGTGGTAAGACTGTTGCCCATGCCCACTGGGGCTGGGTGGGTACAGTGTCCCATAGTGCAGCTGCCTGCCTGGGGGCTGCCCACCGGAGGGCTGCACTGAGCAGGCCTGAGAGGGCAGCCCCGGCTGCTGCAGAGGCTTTGGGGTGGGTGGCTGGGTGGGCAGAACCAAACTTGGGGGGCTGTACGGGTATGGAGGCAGCCGCTGGTCACTGGGCAGCTTACTGGTGTCCAGGGCGACGCCCTGAAGAAAAGCGAGGAGAAAGGGGGAAGCTTACCCCTCAATGTGCCCCCTGAGAGGAGCTCTTTGTCAGCGCTTCCCACCCTTTTAAGCTGCGACCATTGTCAACACAAACCCAAAACCGTTCCATTGGGCACCGCTGGGGTACAACTACTGTCAAAAATGCATCTCAGGATGAAAGTGACTGAGAGCGGTTAACACAAGGATAATTTTGAATCCACTCCAGGAGTTAACTATTCCTAAACCTTGGTACTTTAACTACTGCTAGTAATCAACTACTTGTGACACACCTCACAAGTGACTGATCACACAACAGTGACCTTGAGAATGGCTGTTCTAAAGCCTTGAAGAGGCCAGAGGGActgtgagaggaaggagggaaaaaggagggaaggagggatgttAGGCTTACTCCAAGTTCCCAGAGAGCAGAGCCCTTGCTGGCCTGACCTTAGTCTTTCCTACAGAAAAGGGGACCTGCATAAAGATGGAACATAGAACACACATTCCAGGGAAGAacaacagagaaagaaagggaaagtagggcagaggagaggggaagaagaGCATTAGGGTGAAAGAAGGGGAGCAGACAgaacaaaaaaagggagaagtatggggagggagggaagagctaAGAATGTTAACATTGAGGAAAAAAccctaaacaaaaatttttagtaATAGTCCCAACTCTTCCCTAACATGCTGTGTAAACTTGGAAAAGTCACTTTCCGTCTGGGCCCcagcctcctcatctgtaagatgaaggGACTGGGCTCCATCCTCTGACAGTCTCTGACTCTATGAAATCTATCAAAGAAGGAGAGGAGATGGCAGAGGGGATGGGACAGGATGGAGGCAggagaaaaaagacagacaagGAAAGAAGGATaggaacaaaaaagagagaaaagggaaaggacaAGCTATCACTTGTCGAGCGTGCACCTGGGCTAAGCATGGTGCTGCGTACTTTCCGTATGTGATTTCCTTTGATCCTTACATTGCTGTCctggttttatagatgaggatgctgagactcaaagaagttaaataactgtCCAAGGAGACTGCTAGTAAGAGGTGGGGCCAGGATTTGACATCAGAAAACTTAACCCCAGGTTTTGCATTCTTAAGCCAAGAGGAAACAAGGTGGATAAGAgtggggcaggcagaggacagaggAATGCAAGGGGATGGATGACACCAGGAATACAGGAGTTAAGAAGAAGAGGTATTTGAGGAAagcagggtgggggggagagaacttggcaggagaaggaagggaaaggagacaGACATGTAGGGAAGGGAGCCACGCATACCTGAGTGATGGAAGACAAGGTGGGTGACATTGTTGGCGAAAACTGTTTGGGCAGTTGCTGTTGGGACCTTCTGGCGTCGGCTGGGCCCACGGGCAAACTCAGGGGACTGAGGGGCACACGGCGGTGGCGGGGGGAAGCCCCAGGGGTAGAAGCTGGGTAAGGGGGGGCACCCAGCACCGGAGATGaagcagaagaggaggaagaggaggaggagagggccgGGGCGCTGAGTGAGGGGTGACCCAGGGAGGTGGTGGGCAGTGCATGGCGGGCCAAGGAGGAGGCAGGCAGTGAGGGGTGACTGTGGGAGCCCTGGAGCTGGGGCTGAGGACTGCTCAGGGAAGCCTGGAGGTTGGGATTGCTTAGGGAAGACTGCAAGGATGGGTGGCTGAGAGGTGAATGAAGTCCTGTAGGCACAGACAAAAAACCAGAGATGCCAACATTACTGATGGGAACTGGGCCTCTTTCTGCCCAGAACGGGTAGCAGTGTCCAGACTATGGAAGTGGCAACACAATGTCCTCCCTACTCTGTCCCTGACAGTCAGGATGGCATTGCCCGCTTGGGGGTTGCTCTCCATCTTCTTTCTGGGAAAAGCCACACCTACCAGTTCTCACTGGCAGAAAACTGCTGTGAGGGAATCCTGGGGTACACAGGTGAAGGGCTGGTGTGGGCAGTCACAGGAGAATCCCAAGGTGCTCCAGCCTCCCACCCCTTTGTCCCTCCAGCTAGGCAGCACCCCAGGGACACACAGCCAAGACAGCCACTCACCTGGTGCATCATAGCctgggcccaggcccaggcccccgCTGATGCCCAGGTGGGTCATGGTGTGGGTCAAATTGGAGGTACTGTTGCCCCCACTCAGGCTGGGGTAGACTGTCTCCTCTGGGTCCAGGGGGGTGGGCAGCGGTGGGGGAAAGTGCAGGTTGGTGAGGTCAGGTAGGGAGCCTCCCGTGTTCATGGCAGGTGGGAGGACAGGCACAGTGGCAGGCTGGTCAGGAGATGGAAAGAtgctggggaaggagaggaaaagatgtAAATGGGGGTAGGGGGCAGTGGTCAGGGAAGAGCAGAGATCAGCCTTCCACATTTCCCTttgcttccctcctccacccgcTCAGCCGACCTCAGAGAGATACGTACTTAATTCCAGGGACTTCACAGGACCGAGGTCGGGAGGAGGATGAGGACAGCTGAGGACAGAAGGAAGAAGGTGGCAAATGAGGACAGAGCTCAGTGGAGGACCCTGAAGACCCACCCCAT is a window encoding:
- the CRTC2 gene encoding CREB-regulated transcription coactivator 2 isoform X2, translated to MATSGANGPGSATASASNPRKFSEKIALQKQRQAEETAAFEEVMMDIGSTRLQAQKLRLAYTRSSHYGGSLPNVNQIGCGLAEFQSPLHSPLDSSRSTRHHGLVERVQRDPRRMVSPLRRYPRHVDSSPYSPAYLSPPPESSWRRTSSDSALHTSVMNPSPQDTYPGPAPPSVLPSRRGGFLDGEMDSKVPAIEENLPDDKHLLKPWDAKKLSSSSSRPRSCEVPGINIFPSPDQPATVPVLPPAMNTGGSLPDLTNLHFPPPLPTPLDPEETVYPSLSGGNSTSNLTHTMTHLGISGGLGLGPGYDAPGLHSPLSHPSLQSSLSNPNLQASLSSPQPQLQGSHSHPSLPASSLARHALPTTSLGHPSLSAPALSSSSSSSSASSPVLGAPPYPASTPGASPRHRRVPLSPLSLPVGPADARRSQQQLPKQFSPTMSPTLSSITQGVALDTSKLPSDQRLPPYPYSPPSLVLPTQPPTPKPLQQPGLPSQACSVQPSGGQPPGRQLHYGTLYPPSPSGHGQQSYHRPMSDFSLGNLEQFSMENPSTSLALDPPGFSEGPGFLGGEGPVSGPQDPHALNHQNLTHCSRHGSGPNIILTGDPSPGFSKEISAALAGVPGFEVSAAGLELGLGLEEELRMEPLGLEGLNMLSDPCALLPDPAVEDSFRSDRLQ
- the CRTC2 gene encoding CREB-regulated transcription coactivator 2 isoform X1, whose protein sequence is MATSGANGPGSATASASNPRKFSEKIALQKQRQAEETAAFEEVMMDIGSTRLQAQKLRLAYTRSSHYGGSLPNVNQIGCGLAEFQSPLHSPLDSSRSTRHHGLVERVQRDPRRMVSPLRRYPRHVDSSPYSPAYLSPPPESSWRRTMPWGNFPAEKGQLFRLPSALNRTSSDSALHTSVMNPSPQDTYPGPAPPSVLPSRRGGFLDGEMDSKVPAIEENLPDDKHLLKPWDAKKLSSSSSRPRSCEVPGINIFPSPDQPATVPVLPPAMNTGGSLPDLTNLHFPPPLPTPLDPEETVYPSLSGGNSTSNLTHTMTHLGISGGLGLGPGYDAPGLHSPLSHPSLQSSLSNPNLQASLSSPQPQLQGSHSHPSLPASSLARHALPTTSLGHPSLSAPALSSSSSSSSASSPVLGAPPYPASTPGASPRHRRVPLSPLSLPVGPADARRSQQQLPKQFSPTMSPTLSSITQGVALDTSKLPSDQRLPPYPYSPPSLVLPTQPPTPKPLQQPGLPSQACSVQPSGGQPPGRQLHYGTLYPPSPSGHGQQSYHRPMSDFSLGNLEQFSMENPSTSLALDPPGFSEGPGFLGGEGPVSGPQDPHALNHQNLTHCSRHGSGPNIILTGDPSPGFSKEISAALAGVPGFEVSAAGLELGLGLEEELRMEPLGLEGLNMLSDPCALLPDPAVEDSFRSDRLQ
- the CRTC2 gene encoding CREB-regulated transcription coactivator 2 isoform X3; amino-acid sequence: MGTEKVRQQWTERGDGPRSPAELQAQKLRLAYTRSSHYGGSLPNVNQIGCGLAEFQSPLHSPLDSSRSTRHHGLVERVQRDPRRMVSPLRRYPRHVDSSPYSPAYLSPPPESSWRRTMPWGNFPAEKGQLFRLPSALNRTSSDSALHTSVMNPSPQDTYPGPAPPSVLPSRRGGFLDGEMDSKVPAIEENLPDDKHLLKPWDAKKLSSSSSRPRSCEVPGINIFPSPDQPATVPVLPPAMNTGGSLPDLTNLHFPPPLPTPLDPEETVYPSLSGGNSTSNLTHTMTHLGISGGLGLGPGYDAPGLHSPLSHPSLQSSLSNPNLQASLSSPQPQLQGSHSHPSLPASSLARHALPTTSLGHPSLSAPALSSSSSSSSASSPVLGAPPYPASTPGASPRHRRVPLSPLSLPVGPADARRSQQQLPKQFSPTMSPTLSSITQGVALDTSKLPSDQRLPPYPYSPPSLVLPTQPPTPKPLQQPGLPSQACSVQPSGGQPPGRQLHYGTLYPPSPSGHGQQSYHRPMSDFSLGNLEQFSMENPSTSLALDPPGFSEGPGFLGGEGPVSGPQDPHALNHQNLTHCSRHGSGPNIILTGDPSPGFSKEISAALAGVPGFEVSAAGLELGLGLEEELRMEPLGLEGLNMLSDPCALLPDPAVEDSFRSDRLQ